The DNA sequence TCGGGGCAAAGAGAACCGTTTTTTTATTAGGATCTAAATTCCATTTTTTAAGAAGTCCGGACTTATCATCGAATCTTCCCTGAAAATAAAAATCCAGTTTTGGAAGCCCGATAAGATGCACTTCATTTTTTCCTAAAGACGGAGAATTCTTTAACGAATCGACCCTGTGTTGTCCTTCGACAAAAATTAAATATTTATCGTTCGGAACTTCTGCCAAATTTCGATAAAGAATATTTTTAATGCCTGTTCCGTGGTTCAGGAAGATGAGCATTATTTTTCCGTAATCTTTGGAATTTCGTAGAGTATCACCGGATATTACGATATCAAAACCTCTTGTTTCTTTTGTAAATCTGTAACCGAGTTTTTCCCATTCATCGATAATTTTGTTGCGGAATGGTAGATCAAAAATGAGATACTTTTTCTTTTCCATATCAAGAGAGAACCAGATATCATACTTATCGTCATTCATCAAATATTCAATAATAGGATCGAACGCAGCTTTGTGATAGGCATATCCGATACGGAATAGAAGTTTTATTTTTTTCATCTTCCGGTCCTGTAAAATTTTTCCATAAATTTTTCAATTTTTTCGATCGCGGCTTCAAATTTTAGATTTTTGATTCCCGGAATTTCTGGTGAAATCGCCAGATGTTTTTCCATTCCCGGCGGAGTCCAGTGAGAAGCATGAACATGACTAAAAATCCCGATAGTTGGAATTCCGCATGTGATGGCAATATGTCTTGGACCATTATCATTTCCGAGAAAAAGAGATGATCTCTCAAAGATAGCTTTCAGTTGTTTGATGCTGGAAATTTTGTAGTTGATCTCGATTTTATTTTTCATATTATGTTGAATAATTTTTATGATGTGAAATTCTCCGGGACCCCACGTGAACACGATCTTTGCCTGATATTTGTCGATTAGAAAATCGCAGATTTGAGCAAAATATTCCAGATCCCATAAACGATAAGATTTGATGCTTACAGGCGAAAGAGCGATTATCAAATCTTGTTTTTGAAAATTGAGATCATTCCATAATTCTT is a window from the Candidatus Cloacimonadota bacterium genome containing:
- a CDS encoding glycosyltransferase family 9 protein, which translates into the protein MIQHGAIGDVLMCTPAVRALRKHLPEAEITFLVGNKAFDAVRHNPNIDKFIVPNLQMQFLKYLIYLFRFVFSRYDIVIDFQQNPRSALITFLTFAKKRISFTEKHRNYAYNIKIGPVDTQIYAAINKLKLLKPLGINESDDSLPELFITDKERKWAKELWNDLNFQKQDLIIALSPVSIKSYRLWDLEYFAQICDFLIDKYQAKIVFTWGPGEFHIIKIIQHNMKNKIEINYKISSIKQLKAIFERSSLFLGNDNGPRHIAITCGIPTIGIFSHVHASHWTPPGMEKHLAISPEIPGIKNLKFEAAIEKIEKFMEKFYRTGR